The Microbacterium esteraromaticum genome contains the following window.
GCAGATGAGGTCGATGAGGTCGGCATCATGCGCGCGCTCGGTCTGGCGGCCTCCCGCGCCGTGCAGTCCGTGGTAGATCACGGGGCATCGCTGGACCGGACGCTCATCATCCTCGATGGCAACCACGACTACCTCAGCGCCGTGCACCCGGCATCCGTCACGGTCAGGACCGTGATCAAGGGTGACCGCGACTGCGCTTCGGTGTCGGCTGCCTCGGTGATCGCGAAGGTGGCCAGGGACGGCCTGATGGCGTCTCTGCACCCCGAGCACCCGGCCTATCAGTGGGATCGCAACAAGGGGTATGCGAGTCGTGAGCATCGCGAGGCGATCCGCGCGCAGGGACTTTCGCCGTTCCACCGTGCCTCGTGGGCGATCGCCGAGGCGCCGACCCTGTTCTGAGCGCGCTCTCGCCTAGACTGGAGCCATCATGGATGACGACGCCTTCGACGACTACGACCGCGAGCTCGAGCTTGCGCTGTTCCGCG
Protein-coding sequences here:
- a CDS encoding ribonuclease HII, whose protein sequence is MAVVEPTLRLERQLLRDFDLIIALDEVGRGALAGPVAVGAAVMDARGSRRRVPEGLRDSKMITEKRRPEMAERAHAWVSASGVGWSTADEVDEVGIMRALGLAASRAVQSVVDHGASLDRTLIILDGNHDYLSAVHPASVTVRTVIKGDRDCASVSAASVIAKVARDGLMASLHPEHPAYQWDRNKGYASREHREAIRAQGLSPFHRASWAIAEAPTLF